The sequence below is a genomic window from Nitrospira sp..
AGCCCAGGACACGGAGCGCCCCTGCTTCTCCCCGCTTGACCGCCGACCGCAAGGCATGGCGAATGATCCAGCGGCGTTCCTCCGTTGCATGCTCCAGCCACCTTGTAGCCGTCTCTACCAGCACGTCGGGATGGTCTTTTCCGATGTCATTGAGACTGTTGGCCACACTGCGGCGCACGTAGAGCGACACATCGTCTTTCAACCGCTCCAACAGGGCCAGCACGGGCCGTGGATCATCTTGGAAGGCGCGCAGTCTCGGCGCCCATGGCAATCGTGGCCTTGTGCCCTCGGAAACCAGGCGTCGCACATCTTCACTGGGATCGGTCGTCCACTCAGCCAGGCGAGCCAAGGTTGCCGCCTGGTGCCGTTCGAGATAGCGGCGAATACTGAATTCCGCCGTGAACCGTTGCGTCAGCAGATATTGCGCGCGCATGGACGCCTCGAAATGGTCCAATCCGTATTCAGCCACGAAGAACACGTGGGGAAGAAACACAAAGGCGCCCATGCCCGAAATGGCCGTTCGCTTCGATTGCCGGTCGAGCGAGGCCAGAAGGATCGCAAGAGCCTGTTCATAGTCACCCGGCAAGTACCGTCGTAACGCATGTGCGATCTTCCAGGCGCGCGGCATCAATGCTAGATCGTCATACCCCTCCAGCA
It includes:
- a CDS encoding DNA alkylation repair protein; amino-acid sequence: LEGYDDLALMPRAWKIAHALRRYLPGDYEQALAILLASLDRQSKRTAISGMGAFVFLPHVFFVAEYGLDHFEASMRAQYLLTQRFTAEFSIRRYLERHQAATLARLAEWTTDPSEDVRRLVSEGTRPRLPWAPRLRAFQDDPRPVLALLERLKDDVSLYVRRSVANSLNDIGKDHPDVLVETATRWLEHATEERRWIIRHALRSAVKRGEAGALRVLGFGDKAVVAVEKVRITPSRPPIGSSVRIMCEVASQASGVQRVLVDLRVHYVKANGKQSPKVFKLKTVELAPKHTIAFSKTLALTQLTTRTHYPGLHRIELLVNGHAYPLGAFHVTAGSSADDC